GAAAAAATATCTGCAATGGTTAAAAATCTAAATATACCTGTTGGACACCATTCTCATAACAACTTAGGGCTGGCAATTGGAAATTCACTTGCAGCTATTGAAGCGGGTGCAACATACATTGACGGGTCACTGTCAGGGTTGGGGGCAGGAGCAGGGAATACAGCAACGGATGTATTGGTAGCCGCATTAAATAAAATGGGATATAAACATAATGCTGACTTGTTCAAAACGATGGACGCAAGCTCAAATGCATTAATACCAGTGCTGGAATCAAAAGGATTGAAAACAAATACAAACCTGGATGCAATGATACTAGGATATGCAGGATGTTATTCAAGTTTCTTGCTACATGCCAGAAGGGCATCTGAAAGATTTAATGTTGACGTAAGAGAAATATTGATAGAGTGTGGCAACAGAAAGGCTGTCGGCGGGCAGGAAGATTGGATTATTGAAATTGCAAATAATATTGCAAAAGCTAAAAACAATTAATTATTATGCAAAAGCCTTTGGTTTTTAAAAACAAGGGCTTTTATTTTATTATGCAACCTACGTGGGAAATTATGTAATAAACTGTTTTTGGTGGTTAAATTACAAATTTATCCTTGAAATTAAATATGTTTTGAAATAAAATCTATTCAATAGTATAAAAATGGAAGGTGATATTATGTCTAAATTTGCAAAACGCATTTCAAACATGGAAAGTTCGGCAGCAGTAGTAAAAAGATTGTTTGGAGCTATGAATGATCCTGAAATTATATCTTTCGGCGGAGGAGCGCCTGCCAAAGAAGCACTTCCTGTTGATATTATAAGAGAAATAACAAATGATATAATGAGAACAGAGAAAAGAGGAATTGAAGCACTGCAGTACGGACCTGTACTTGGCATATCAGATTTGAGGGATGTTGTAGTGAATGATTTGCTGGCACCTAAAGGAGTAAACGCAAAATCTGACAATATAGTTATAACCAGCGGCGGAATGGAAGCCATTAACATGCTTTGTCAGCTTTACATCAATCCGGGAGACATAATATTAGTTGAATCACCAAGCTTTGTACATTCCATAGAAGTTTTTGAAATGTTTCAGGCGAATTGCATTCCTGTAAGTATGGATGAGAAAGGGATGGATACTGAGGATTTGGAAGCTAAAATTATTAAATACAATCCAAAGATGATTTACGTGATACCTACATTCCAAAATCCCACAGGTATTACATTAGCATTGGAAAGAAGAAAAAAAATCGCAGAACTTGGAAGTAAGTATGATGTTATAATTTTGGAGGATGATCCATACCGCGATATAAGGTACAGCGGCAGTGACTTGCTTCCTATAAAAGCATTTGATCGAGATGGACATACAATATTGGCTAATAGTTTCTCAAAGATTTTTTCTGCAGGAAGCAGGCTTGGATACATATTGGCTGATGATGAAGTAGTAAATAAATTATTTGACATTAAGACAGCTACAAATTCACACACTTCTATGCTTCCCCAGATTTTATGTGCAGAGTTTTTTAATAGAGGTTTTTATTCTGCACATCATAAAATGATATGTGATTTGTATCGTGAAAGAAGAGATACAATGATGGAATGCATTGATAAATATTTTCCTAAGGGCACAAAAAGAACTACTCCTGATGGAGGGCTCTTTATGTGGGTTGAACTTCCAA
Above is a window of Sedimentibacter sp. MB35-C1 DNA encoding:
- a CDS encoding PLP-dependent aminotransferase family protein produces the protein MSKFAKRISNMESSAAVVKRLFGAMNDPEIISFGGGAPAKEALPVDIIREITNDIMRTEKRGIEALQYGPVLGISDLRDVVVNDLLAPKGVNAKSDNIVITSGGMEAINMLCQLYINPGDIILVESPSFVHSIEVFEMFQANCIPVSMDEKGMDTEDLEAKIIKYNPKMIYVIPTFQNPTGITLALERRKKIAELGSKYDVIILEDDPYRDIRYSGSDLLPIKAFDRDGHTILANSFSKIFSAGSRLGYILADDEVVNKLFDIKTATNSHTSMLPQILCAEFFNRGFYSAHHKMICDLYRERRDTMMECIDKYFPKGTKRTTPDGGLFMWVELPKGINTTELLVESVADVKVAYVAGEGFYVERGGKGNNCMRISFGSVDPEKIRIGIERLGKLICSKLE